The DNA window GTAGAGGAAAACTAGTTCGTGAGTAGAATAAATTTGAGTAATAATATAACATATATCTAACATGAAAAAATATCTAATATTCCTATTGTTAACCTTGCCTCTCTATCTTTTTGCTCAGAATAAGGTGGCTGTAACAGGAAAGGTTACATCAGCAGTTGATAATGAACCGCTTATCGGAGTTACAGTTGTAGAGAAAGGTTCGTCGAATGGTGTTCTGACCGATTTAGATGGTAATTATAGTTTGCCGAATGTTTCGCAAGGCGGTACTGTCGTTTTCTCAATGATAGGTTTTGTTTCGCAAGAGATAAAAGTCGGTCAGGGAGGAGTAAGGAATATATCTATGGCAGATGATACAAAGATACTGGATGATGTTGTAGTCATTGGCTATGGTGTAGTAAAGAAAAGTGACCTTACAAGTTCCATTACTACAGTAAAAGGCGATGATCTGAAAAGTATAACATCAGGAAATGCGCTATACTCGCTCCAAGGTAAGGCTAATGGAGTACAGATTACGGGAGAAGGTGGTCCGGGTAGTTCACCTCAGGTTATTATACGTGGGGTTACTACTATTAATGGTTCTAGTCCGCTCTATGTTGTAGATGGCGTACCGATTGGGACTAACATTAATTTTCTCAATCAGGATGATATAGAAAGTATAGAAGTGTTGAAAGATGCTTCAGCATCAGCAATCTACGGTACAAGAGGTTCAAATGGTGTCATTATGGTGACTACTAAAAAGGGTAGTGCAGGTAAAACCAGATTTCAGGCAAATGCATCTTTTGGCTTTCAGACATTGAATAAGCCTAAAATGGCAAATGCTACAACTTACGAAAAAGTATTTAAAGAAAGATATACCAATGATGGTAGCGTTCCTGTGTGGAATACGCCTGAAGGTTCGGGAAATACAGATTGGTGGGATCAGACAATAAATGATTTTGCATATACACAAAACTATAATATCAGTTTTCAGGGAGGTGTAGACAAATTTACATATAGTGGTAGCCTTGGTTATTTTCGTCAGAACTCACAATATGATGTCGGTTACTGGGAGCGTATAACAGGACGTTTCAATACTGAATATAAATTTTCAGAAAAAGTAAAAGCCGGGATTGATTTTGCCCCTCGTTACGAAAGTTGGGATGATACTCCAAATTTGTTTGGAGCAGCAATGAAAATGGATCCCACTACACCTGTATATAGAGCTAAAGAAGATTGGACTTCAAATTCGTTAAATAACTATGCGCGTTCCTATAATAATCAGGAATGGAATCCGGTAGCTACTCTTGCCCGTCAGAACAAGCATAGCAATGAGTACGGTTTAATGATGAATCCATATGTGAGTGTAGAGCCAATAAAAGGATTGACTTTTCGTACTCAGTTCAGTGTAAATGCTCGTTTTAGAATGACAGATGAATTTACGCCAAAATTCTTTATCGACAATCTGGAACAGAATGCAGAGTCTAAAGCTGAACGTAAATCATATAACTGGGTAGACTGGAACTGGACAAATACCCTTAACTATATGAAAACTATTGAAGAGAAGCATAACTTCAATTTTATGGCTGGTTATACAATGGAAAGATTCGCT is part of the Dysgonomonas mossii genome and encodes:
- a CDS encoding SusC/RagA family TonB-linked outer membrane protein, with protein sequence MKKYLIFLLLTLPLYLFAQNKVAVTGKVTSAVDNEPLIGVTVVEKGSSNGVLTDLDGNYSLPNVSQGGTVVFSMIGFVSQEIKVGQGGVRNISMADDTKILDDVVVIGYGVVKKSDLTSSITTVKGDDLKSITSGNALYSLQGKANGVQITGEGGPGSSPQVIIRGVTTINGSSPLYVVDGVPIGTNINFLNQDDIESIEVLKDASASAIYGTRGSNGVIMVTTKKGSAGKTRFQANASFGFQTLNKPKMANATTYEKVFKERYTNDGSVPVWNTPEGSGNTDWWDQTINDFAYTQNYNISFQGGVDKFTYSGSLGYFRQNSQYDVGYWERITGRFNTEYKFSEKVKAGIDFAPRYESWDDTPNLFGAAMKMDPTTPVYRAKEDWTSNSLNNYARSYNNQEWNPVATLARQNKHSNEYGLMMNPYVSVEPIKGLTFRTQFSVNARFRMTDEFTPKFFIDNLEQNAESKAERKSYNWVDWNWTNTLNYMKTIEEKHNFNFMAGYTMERFAEYNLVGSREGIPSNISELQYVNAGTINPKAEGTNIYSSLLSYLGRVMYNYDNRYYVTGSVRVDGSSKFPSGSKYATFPAVSVAWRISEEAFMKNQSVVSNLKLRAGWGRVGNQSIDPNAYLNLIGAGDYVFGANGDRYVGTAISSVGNNKLKWETVEDYNLGIDASFLDSRLEITADLFSKKSKDMLMKRQNLLILGYPMWNGEMWTNIGSMEAKGWELSINWRDKISDFTYEAGINLSGVKNKAKTLVDNTPVLRGGFFNDYIIRNEEGGEISRFYGYIADGIFQNQTEINSHTSNNGTLLQPNAQPGDIRFKDLNNDGVLDESDKTYIGKAFPDVMVGLNIRLGYKDFDLVSNFYGTIGNDIYNSAMGGLYAGTDGQNVFADAYDKAWRGEGTSNFYPRLSVNDKNLNYRRVSSFFVEDGSYFRCKLLQLGYTLPRKMTKGIGVRISASAQNLFTITSYSGMDPERASMGANVNGTYSVLEAGIDNLGYPNPRTFLLGVNINF